A region from the Benincasa hispida cultivar B227 chromosome 8, ASM972705v1, whole genome shotgun sequence genome encodes:
- the LOC120083381 gene encoding uncharacterized protein LOC120083381, with protein sequence MRDFVSCFSENSISISHPSCSSYSNAAAAAVVSPPSPSPSVKTAITSLYATSLSAAQNQLMISVTWMKTHSAQSLAINLTQSPAAIAFKLDTTARFFKKNKGSKSYDFQSSKIEILWDLTAAIYDGGPEPISGFYVLITVDSEIALILGEIPKSSRPYIVKSAMDGDPESRKWWLISRTEHCCGNTLFSTKAKFSENGVFHEISIRCSGEEGGKKQAPGLWVWIDKKAVIRVKRLQWNFRGNQSIFVDGLLVDLLWDVHDWFFGSAINGFGVFMFRRRSGLESRLWLEEEKNIISHNHIQKSLDFSFLIYASKTS encoded by the coding sequence ATGAGAGACTTTGTTTCCTGTTTTAGCGAAAACTCCATTAGCATTTCTCATCCATCTTGCTCCAGCTACTCCAATGCTGCCGCCGCCGCCGTTGTCTCTCCGCCGTCTCCGTCGCCTTCCGTGAAAACTGCTATCACAAGCCTCTACGCCACCAGTCTCTCCGCCGCGCAGAATCAGTTGATGATTTCAGTAACATGGATGAAAACCCACTCTGCTCAAAGTTTAGCCATTAATCTCACTCAATCTCCGGCCGCCATAGCCTTCAAACTCGACACAACCGCCCGATTCTTCAAGAAAAACAAAGGCTCAAAATCCTACGACTTCCAATCCTCCAAAATCGAAATCCTCTGGGATCTCACCGCCGCCATTTACGACGGCGGACCAGAACCCATTTCAGGATTCTACGTTTTAATCACGGTAGATTCAGAAATCGCTTTAATTTTGGGGGAAATTCCCAAATCTTCTCGGCCTTATATCGTCAAATCCGCCATGGACGGGGACCCAGAAAGTCGAAAATGGTGGTTGATCTCAAGAACAGAGCATTGCTGTGGAAATACTCTGTTCTCAACGAAAGCAAAGTTCAGTGAAAATGGGGTTTTTCATGAGATCTCAATCAGATGCAGTGGAGAAGAAGGAGGGAAAAAGCAAGCGCCGGGATTATGGGTTTGGATCGACAAGAAAGCGGTGATAAGAGTGAAGAGATTGCAATGGAATTTTAGGGGAAATCAGAGTATTTTTGTTGATGGGTTGTTGGTAGATTTGTTGTGGGATGTTCATGACTGGTTTTTTGGGTCAGCCATTAATGGATTTGGAGTGTTCATGTTTAGAAGAAGAAGTGGATTGGAGAGTAGGTTGTGGTTGGAAGAGGAGAAGAACATCATTTCTCATAATCACATTCaaaaaagtttggatttttcatTCTTGATCTATGCAAGTAAGACTTCATGA